One part of the Moraxella sp. FZFQ2102 genome encodes these proteins:
- a CDS encoding UDP-glucose 6-dehydrogenase, with protein MTDSILLIGCTNESINTAIWLASLNKSVQLLADESAVSHTLASYKFDHQMSALWQMYTQTGQITVVDTPSVAAYVWLFLDAQGVDKQLSSLFDTTAQVILSGSVAIGDVASLANEFATSQVCYVPFVFMKDGTGFGSLSSPDMMMIGEKSLDVHTTNELLLMLLSRTDKQFVGDVKTVEFARAGIMAMLATRLSFVNEMARLADASGVDMTTVQTVMGMDKRIGKDYLSAGWGFGGQTLPTEVELLDQFFKQNHVQSRLLSTVSQINEDQKELIFRKFWRYFDGFIDGKSVMIWGAGYRTGTGRTTNSAIHPLLKLLWSYGIKTSIYAPNAGFELTEIYGDEPLFGLCDDAYELSGCDALFILNWSEVVLPNIEQLNQFGLPIFDAKNILNNQLVAQYAGDYHGIGRNHTKGEV; from the coding sequence ATGACTGATTCTATCCTACTCATCGGCTGTACTAATGAGTCTATCAACACTGCCATTTGGCTGGCCAGTCTAAATAAATCGGTGCAGTTGTTGGCTGATGAAAGTGCAGTGTCGCACACATTGGCAAGCTACAAGTTTGACCATCAGATGTCAGCCCTGTGGCAAATGTACACGCAAACAGGGCAAATCACCGTGGTGGATACGCCTAGTGTTGCCGCCTATGTGTGGCTGTTTTTGGATGCCCAAGGCGTGGATAAGCAGTTGTCATCGTTATTTGACACGACAGCCCAAGTCATCTTAAGTGGTTCGGTGGCTATCGGTGATGTGGCAAGCTTGGCAAATGAGTTTGCTACCAGCCAAGTCTGCTATGTGCCGTTTGTCTTTATGAAAGATGGTACGGGTTTTGGTTCATTATCATCGCCTGATATGATGATGATCGGTGAGAAGAGCTTGGACGTGCATACAACCAATGAGCTGCTACTCATGCTGTTATCTCGCACGGATAAGCAGTTTGTTGGTGATGTTAAGACGGTGGAATTTGCCCGTGCAGGGATTATGGCGATGCTTGCCACGCGTCTAAGCTTTGTCAATGAGATGGCGCGCCTAGCGGATGCCAGTGGCGTGGATATGACAACGGTGCAGACAGTGATGGGGATGGATAAGCGTATCGGCAAGGATTATCTGTCGGCAGGGTGGGGCTTTGGCGGTCAGACACTGCCTACCGAAGTTGAGTTACTTGATCAATTTTTTAAACAAAATCATGTCCAAAGCCGTCTATTGTCCACCGTATCGCAGATTAACGAAGACCAAAAAGAGCTGATTTTCCGTAAATTTTGGCGATATTTTGATGGCTTTATTGATGGTAAATCAGTGATGATTTGGGGTGCAGGCTATCGCACAGGTACAGGCCGCACGACCAATTCGGCCATTCATCCGCTCCTAAAGCTGTTATGGTCATATGGCATCAAGACAAGCATTTATGCCCCAAATGCAGGCTTTGAGCTGACGGAAATTTATGGCGATGAGCCGTTGTTTGGTCTGTGCGATGATGCTTATGAGTTAAGTGGGTGCGATGCACTGTTTATTCTTAACTGGTCAGAAGTGGTGCTGCCAAATATTGAGCAATTAAACCAGTTTGGCTTACCGATTTTTGATGCCAAAAATATCTTGAATAATCAATTGGTCGCACAGTATGCAGGCGATTATCATGGCATCGGCCGTAATCACACTAAGGGTGAAGTATGA
- the aroE gene encoding shikimate dehydrogenase: protein MQHFIVIGNPISHSKSPAIHHAFADSVGLDICYQRQFCPDNQDSFEAVVSAFFAGGGVGANVTLPFKEIAHQLCQDTGAMSDDAKMAGAVNTLMMRDGKLYGDNTDGRGLVADLISQDVDLTHKKIAILGAGGATRGAILPLLSHGAHLAIYNRTLAKAEQLVQDFDHPNLSAHSLDELQHTTHFDVIINATSTTTTGQSLDFGRVTADFAYDMMYGKPSAFLAHFAKQGARTSDGYGMLIHQAKLAFELWTGAAVDLSAVVLPE from the coding sequence ATGCAGCATTTTATCGTCATTGGCAATCCAATTAGTCATTCAAAAAGCCCTGCCATCCATCACGCCTTTGCTGACAGCGTAGGACTGGATATCTGTTATCAACGGCAGTTTTGTCCTGATAATCAGGACAGTTTTGAAGCGGTGGTATCAGCATTCTTTGCTGGTGGCGGTGTGGGCGCCAATGTCACTTTGCCTTTTAAGGAGATCGCACATCAGCTATGCCAAGATACAGGTGCAATGAGCGATGATGCCAAGATGGCAGGCGCGGTCAATACCCTGATGATGCGTGATGGCAAACTGTACGGCGATAATACCGATGGCCGTGGCTTGGTGGCAGATCTGATTAGCCAAGATGTTGATTTAACTCATAAAAAAATCGCCATCTTGGGTGCAGGCGGTGCGACTCGTGGGGCGATTTTACCCTTGCTGTCTCATGGTGCGCACTTGGCGATTTATAATCGCACGCTTGCCAAAGCTGAGCAACTGGTGCAAGACTTTGATCACCCTAATCTATCTGCACACAGTTTAGATGAACTACAACATACCACCCACTTTGATGTCATCATCAATGCCACTTCGACAACCACCACAGGTCAGTCGCTGGATTTTGGGCGCGTCACGGCAGATTTTGCTTATGACATGATGTATGGCAAGCCATCGGCATTTTTAGCGCATTTTGCCAAGCAAGGCGCACGCACCTCTGATGGCTATGGGATGCTGATTCATCAAGCCAAGCTTGCCTTTGAACTGTGGACAGGGGCAGCGGTAGATTTGTCAGCGGTGGTACTGCCCGAGTGA
- a CDS encoding acyl-CoA dehydrogenase C-terminal domain-containing protein, which produces MLTYKAPLRDIKFLMNEMLDFQAHYQTLENGSAADPETVDMILSGFADFAENVLSPLYQPADAEGCTFKDGEVTTPTGFKEAYQQFVEGGWQGISYPEEFGGMNLPMSLNLIKSEMMGTANWPWAMYPGLTTGSVNTILQYGDDAQKATYLPKLISGEWSGTMCLTEAQCGTDLNQMKTRAVPNDDGTYAITGSKIFISAGEHDLTENIVHIVLARLPDAPAGTKGISLFIVPKFLPTDTGEVGARNAVTCGSIEHKMGITSSATCVINFDGATGFLIGEPNKGLKAMFTYMNTARIGTGIQGLSHMELSFQNALPYAKERRSMRALSGTKEPNQPADAIIHHADVRRMLLTQKAFTEGARSMIYHTARYADKLAEAVAKGDEEAIKQWDDKIGFYTPILKGFLTELGIECAKHGQQIYGGHGYIKESGMELIARDARISTLYEGTTGVQALDLLGRKVLLHGGGKVIRDYTAGIMKWCGEYALDKDMRKFVWTLTKLCAEWNMLTARLLLTARKDRDIVSAASDDFLMYSGYVMMAYHWARMAAVSFDKLKNGGEQPKEFYLAKTQTAEFYFEKLLPRSSAHAESMTVPSEIMMQMDIEHFAFLE; this is translated from the coding sequence ATGTTAACTTATAAAGCCCCCCTGCGTGATATTAAATTTTTGATGAATGAGATGCTGGATTTTCAGGCGCATTATCAGACGCTTGAAAACGGCTCGGCTGCCGATCCTGAGACGGTGGACATGATTTTGTCAGGTTTTGCCGACTTTGCCGAAAATGTGCTATCACCGCTGTATCAGCCTGCCGATGCCGAAGGATGTACCTTCAAAGATGGTGAAGTCACCACACCAACTGGCTTTAAAGAAGCCTATCAGCAGTTCGTAGAAGGCGGCTGGCAAGGCATCAGCTATCCTGAAGAATTTGGCGGTATGAACCTGCCAATGTCATTAAACCTCATCAAATCTGAAATGATGGGTACTGCCAACTGGCCGTGGGCGATGTATCCAGGTCTGACCACAGGCTCGGTGAACACCATCTTGCAGTATGGCGATGACGCTCAAAAGGCCACTTATCTACCCAAGCTCATCTCAGGCGAATGGTCAGGTACGATGTGCTTGACCGAAGCACAGTGTGGTACTGACCTAAACCAAATGAAAACCCGTGCCGTGCCAAACGATGACGGCACTTATGCCATCACAGGCAGTAAGATCTTTATCTCAGCCGGTGAGCATGATTTGACCGAAAATATCGTGCATATCGTGCTGGCTCGCCTACCCGATGCGCCTGCTGGCACCAAAGGCATTTCGCTGTTTATCGTACCGAAATTTTTGCCGACCGACACTGGTGAAGTCGGCGCGCGCAATGCGGTGACTTGTGGCTCGATTGAGCATAAGATGGGCATCACCTCATCAGCCACTTGCGTGATCAACTTTGATGGCGCGACAGGTTTTCTCATCGGCGAGCCAAACAAAGGCCTAAAAGCCATGTTCACCTACATGAACACCGCGCGTATCGGCACAGGCATCCAAGGCCTATCACACATGGAGCTGTCGTTCCAAAACGCCCTGCCATACGCCAAAGAACGCCGCTCGATGCGTGCGTTATCAGGCACCAAAGAGCCAAATCAGCCTGCCGATGCCATCATCCACCATGCGGATGTACGCCGTATGCTACTCACCCAAAAGGCATTTACCGAAGGTGCGCGCTCGATGATCTATCACACCGCACGCTATGCGGATAAGCTTGCCGAAGCGGTGGCAAAAGGTGATGAAGAAGCCATCAAACAATGGGATGATAAGATTGGTTTTTATACACCCATTCTTAAGGGATTCTTGACTGAGCTTGGCATCGAATGTGCCAAACATGGTCAGCAAATCTACGGCGGTCATGGCTATATCAAAGAATCAGGCATGGAGCTGATTGCTCGTGATGCCCGCATCTCAACACTGTACGAAGGCACTACAGGCGTGCAAGCACTTGACCTACTCGGTCGCAAGGTGCTATTGCATGGCGGTGGCAAGGTCATCCGTGACTATACAGCAGGCATTATGAAATGGTGTGGTGAATATGCACTGGACAAAGATATGCGTAAATTCGTCTGGACACTCACCAAGCTGTGTGCTGAGTGGAATATGCTGACCGCACGCCTACTACTAACCGCTCGCAAAGACCGTGATATCGTCTCGGCAGCATCAGATGACTTTTTGATGTATTCAGGCTATGTGATGATGGCGTATCACTGGGCTCGCATGGCGGCGGTGAGTTTTGATAAGCTCAAAAATGGTGGCGAGCAGCCAAAAGAGTTTTATCTTGCCAAAACTCAAACGGCGGAGTTTTATTTTGAAAAACTGCTACCAAGAAGCTCGGCACACGCTGAGAGCATGACTGTACCAAGCGAAATCATGATGCAGATGGATATTGAGCATTTTGCGTTTTTGGAATAA
- the pgi gene encoding glucose-6-phosphate isomerase has protein sequence MSHTTNTAWQALLNLAATTPNIGELFADSSRSEQFSAAACGIYMDYSKQALDNERLSALITLAKSKNLSHKINELLSGVKVNDTENRAALHTALRLPKGEPLLVDGVDVGGQVHDSLDKCEAIVSRIRTGVWRGYSGKAITDVVNIGVGGSDLGPLMAATALEEWADTDIRVHFVSNMDGTQLDGLLKKLNPQTTLFIISSKSFGTIDTLSNAKTAKAWLLSTGAKEQSLLRRHFIGISTRTDKMSAWGIHPDNQLLLWDWVGGRFSMWSAIGLAIAIRIGMTGFRALLAGAYAMDTHFATADFEHNLPVLLGLIGVWNSTFLGINAHTVLPYDGRLSFFPNYLTQLEMESNGKSVARDGVAVDYDTCPILWGDIGSNAQHAFYQLLHQGTQRVSCDFITPIRRYDNQQHHHDAYLEEQHKLSLANCLAQSQVLAFGNGALGETAQDELNEFKRYRGNQPSTTLLLDSLSPSTLGALIALYEHKVYVMSVLWGINPFDQWGVEVGKVMANSVFDALNDGKADGFDGSTNALLAKILQAQAVQGGV, from the coding sequence ATGAGCCATACCACCAATACCGCTTGGCAAGCCCTACTAAATCTTGCTGCCACCACGCCAAATATCGGTGAATTATTTGCCGATAGCAGTCGCAGTGAGCAATTTAGTGCAGCCGCCTGTGGGATTTATATGGATTATAGTAAGCAGGCGCTGGATAATGAGCGTCTGTCGGCATTGATAACCCTTGCCAAATCCAAAAATTTATCCCATAAAATCAATGAGTTATTATCAGGTGTCAAGGTCAACGACACCGAAAATCGTGCTGCTTTGCACACGGCTCTACGCTTGCCAAAGGGTGAGCCTTTGTTGGTGGATGGTGTGGATGTCGGTGGGCAGGTGCATGATAGTCTAGATAAGTGCGAAGCGATCGTCAGCCGTATCCGTACAGGTGTGTGGCGTGGCTATTCAGGCAAGGCAATCACTGATGTGGTCAATATCGGGGTTGGTGGTTCGGATTTGGGTCCGCTTATGGCGGCGACAGCACTGGAGGAATGGGCAGATACGGACATTCGGGTGCATTTTGTTTCCAATATGGACGGCACACAGCTTGATGGCTTGCTTAAAAAACTCAATCCGCAAACGACACTGTTTATCATCTCGTCCAAATCTTTTGGCACGATTGACACATTATCAAACGCCAAAACTGCCAAAGCGTGGCTACTCTCCACCGGTGCCAAAGAACAAAGCCTATTGCGTCGGCATTTTATCGGTATCTCGACTCGCACCGATAAGATGAGTGCGTGGGGCATTCATCCGGACAATCAGCTCTTGCTGTGGGACTGGGTGGGTGGTCGTTTTAGTATGTGGTCGGCCATCGGGCTTGCCATTGCTATTCGTATTGGCATGACGGGTTTTCGTGCACTGCTGGCGGGTGCTTATGCGATGGATACACACTTTGCCACCGCTGACTTTGAGCACAATTTGCCTGTACTGCTTGGCTTGATTGGTGTGTGGAATTCTACCTTTTTGGGGATCAATGCCCATACGGTGTTGCCTTATGATGGGCGATTGTCATTTTTTCCCAATTATCTGACCCAGCTTGAGATGGAGTCCAACGGCAAATCGGTGGCGCGTGATGGCGTGGCGGTGGATTATGACACCTGTCCGATTTTGTGGGGGGATATTGGTTCAAACGCTCAGCACGCTTTTTATCAGCTACTACACCAAGGCACGCAAAGGGTGTCGTGCGATTTTATCACGCCGATTCGTCGATATGATAATCAGCAGCACCATCACGATGCCTATTTAGAAGAACAGCACAAATTATCCTTGGCAAACTGTCTTGCGCAGTCACAGGTGCTTGCCTTTGGTAATGGGGCGCTTGGCGAAACCGCTCAAGATGAATTGAATGAGTTTAAACGCTATCGCGGTAATCAGCCATCTACAACCTTATTATTAGACAGCTTAAGCCCATCTACTTTGGGTGCACTGATTGCCTTATACGAGCATAAAGTGTATGTGATGAGTGTACTGTGGGGGATTAATCCTTTTGACCAATGGGGCGTGGAAGTGGGCAAAGTGATGGCAAACAGTGTGTTTGATGCCCTAAATGATGGCAAGGCGGACGGCTTTGATGGCTCAACCAATGCGTTGCTTGCCAAGATTTTACAGGCTCAAGCCGTACAAGGGGGTGTGTGA
- the galE gene encoding UDP-glucose 4-epimerase GalE, translating into MKKILVTGGAGYIGSHTLIELIAAGFTPVVYDNLSNSSPVALARVEQIVGQRIQFIQGDILDKDLLAKTFAEHDFFGVIHFAGLKAVGESVAKPVKYYQNNVAGTLNLLEVMQEYGVKNFIFSSSATVYGDPEVLPIVETAKRSCTNPYGQSKLTVEYILEDLAKSDGEFNAVSLRYFNPIGSHKSGLIGEDPSDIPNNLMPYISQVAVGKLQKLSVFGNDYDTIDGTGVRDYIHVVDLAKGHVAALEYLVNTPSGVGFCPVNLGTGNGTSVLQLVDAFVANTGQSVPYAIVDRRPGDVAACYASSDKARELFGWTATLGINEMCADAWRWQSGNPNGYRH; encoded by the coding sequence ATGAAAAAAATTCTCGTAACCGGTGGCGCAGGCTATATCGGCTCGCATACCTTAATTGAATTGATTGCAGCAGGATTTACACCTGTGGTGTATGACAATCTGTCCAATTCAAGTCCAGTGGCGCTTGCGCGAGTGGAACAGATTGTGGGGCAACGCATCCAATTTATCCAAGGTGATATTTTGGATAAAGATTTGCTTGCCAAAACCTTTGCTGAGCATGATTTTTTTGGCGTGATTCATTTTGCTGGACTAAAAGCAGTGGGTGAGTCGGTCGCAAAGCCCGTCAAATATTACCAAAACAATGTCGCAGGCACGCTCAACTTGCTAGAAGTCATGCAAGAATATGGGGTGAAAAACTTTATTTTTTCATCATCGGCAACTGTCTATGGCGACCCTGAAGTATTGCCAATTGTCGAAACCGCCAAGCGCTCATGTACCAATCCGTACGGACAGTCTAAATTGACCGTTGAGTACATTTTGGAAGATTTGGCAAAATCGGATGGTGAGTTCAATGCTGTGTCATTGCGTTATTTTAACCCTATTGGTTCGCACAAAAGCGGTCTGATTGGTGAAGATCCAAGTGATATTCCCAATAATTTAATGCCCTATATCAGCCAAGTGGCGGTCGGTAAATTACAAAAGCTGTCTGTTTTTGGTAATGATTATGACACCATTGATGGCACGGGTGTGCGTGATTATATTCATGTGGTGGATTTGGCAAAAGGTCATGTGGCAGCACTGGAATATCTGGTCAATACCCCAAGCGGTGTCGGCTTTTGCCCTGTTAATCTAGGCACAGGTAATGGCACGTCGGTATTGCAGCTTGTGGATGCTTTTGTAGCAAATACAGGGCAGTCGGTGCCTTATGCCATCGTTGATCGCAGACCTGGTGATGTGGCGGCTTGCTATGCCAGCAGTGACAAGGCGCGTGAGCTGTTCGGCTGGACGGCGACACTGGGCATCAATGAGATGTGTGCTGATGCATGGCGTTGGCAAAGTGGCAACCCCAATGGCTACCGTCACTGA